From the Roseibium salinum genome, one window contains:
- a CDS encoding aldehyde dehydrogenase family protein has translation MSQELNLWYDPGKCLIGGKWVASASGETLPLNNPSTGEQIGAIARGNGQDIDAAVAAAEAARVGPWGKLTAAERGRLLFRISQKVLERVEDLARIEAIDVGKPLKQARADALALARYLEFYGGAADKLHGETIPYLDGYTVYTLREPHGVTGHIVPWNYPMQIIGRSVGAALATGNACVLKPAEDACLTALAFADLAQQAGLPDGALNVVPGLGSEAGAALSAHPGVNHISFTGSVATGVQVQTAAARNVVPVTLELGGKSPQLVFADADLDAALPFLVNAGIQNAGQTCSASSRILVHRSLHDQVVERMAARYSSLQVGPALADLDVGPLISARQKSIVSGFLGRGTDLEKAAEGVLRDAPDGGNYVRPTLFAGVSPTHTLAQDEIFGPVQVVIPFDDEEQAVAIANGTDYGLVASIWSRDGARQMRVAKKIRTGQVFINNYGAGGGVELPFGGMGKSGHGREKGFEALYGFTVLKTVAAYHG, from the coding sequence ATGAGCCAGGAGCTGAATCTTTGGTACGATCCGGGGAAATGCCTGATCGGCGGGAAATGGGTTGCCTCGGCGAGCGGCGAGACGCTGCCGCTCAATAACCCCTCCACCGGTGAGCAGATAGGAGCGATTGCGCGGGGCAATGGGCAGGACATCGACGCCGCCGTTGCCGCCGCCGAGGCGGCGAGGGTAGGGCCGTGGGGCAAGCTGACGGCGGCCGAGCGCGGCCGCCTGCTGTTCCGCATCAGCCAGAAGGTGCTGGAACGGGTCGAGGATCTTGCGCGGATCGAGGCCATCGACGTCGGCAAGCCGCTGAAGCAGGCACGCGCCGATGCGCTCGCCCTGGCGCGCTATCTGGAGTTTTACGGCGGAGCGGCCGACAAGCTTCATGGGGAGACGATCCCCTATCTCGACGGCTATACGGTCTACACGTTGCGCGAACCGCACGGGGTGACCGGCCATATCGTTCCCTGGAACTATCCGATGCAGATCATCGGCCGGTCCGTCGGGGCGGCGCTTGCGACCGGGAACGCCTGCGTCCTGAAACCGGCCGAAGACGCCTGCCTGACGGCACTCGCCTTTGCCGATCTGGCACAGCAGGCCGGGCTGCCGGACGGAGCGCTGAACGTCGTGCCGGGGCTTGGCTCGGAGGCCGGTGCCGCGCTTTCCGCGCATCCGGGGGTGAACCACATCAGTTTCACCGGCTCCGTCGCGACGGGAGTTCAGGTGCAGACCGCGGCGGCAAGGAACGTGGTGCCCGTCACCTTGGAACTGGGCGGCAAGTCACCCCAGCTGGTCTTTGCCGACGCGGATCTGGACGCCGCGCTGCCGTTTCTGGTGAATGCCGGCATCCAGAACGCCGGCCAGACCTGTTCGGCCTCCTCGCGCATTCTCGTCCATCGCTCGCTCCACGATCAGGTGGTCGAGCGCATGGCCGCCCGGTATTCCTCGCTCCAGGTCGGGCCGGCCCTTGCCGATCTCGATGTCGGTCCGCTGATCTCGGCCAGGCAGAAGTCGATCGTCTCCGGTTTCCTGGGTCGCGGTACGGATCTTGAAAAGGCCGCCGAGGGTGTCCTGCGCGATGCTCCCGATGGCGGCAACTATGTCAGGCCGACGCTGTTTGCCGGTGTCTCCCCGACGCACACCCTGGCGCAGGACGAGATTTTCGGTCCGGTTCAGGTCGTCATTCCCTTCGACGACGAGGAGCAGGCCGTCGCGATCGCCAATGGCACCGACTACGGCCTCGTGGCGAGCATCTGGTCCCGCGACGGCGCGCGGCAGATGCGGGTGGCGAAGAAGATCCGCACCGGCCAGGTCTTCATCAACAATTACGGCGCCGGCGGCGGGGTCGAACTGCCCTTCGGCGGCATGGGCAAGTCCGGCCACGGCCGCGAAAAGGGGTTCGAGGCGCTCTACGGTTTCACGGTGCTGAAGACGGTCGCGGCCTATCACGGCTGA
- a CDS encoding ABC transporter permease, with protein sequence MSFLAHSRTLLPGALLTLVFAGAALLSLVWVPYDITVLDISARMKPPSLSHPFGTDQFGRDILSMIMVGARTSIAVALVAVGIGMLAGVPLGLAAAARKGGFADEFIMRSNDLVFAFPSLLIAVMITAVFGASALNAIIAIGIFNIPVFARLTRGAALSLWSRDYILAARVAGKGAARISLEHILPNVANLLIVHGTIQFSLGILAEAGLSYVGLGAQPPTASWGRMLADSQTMISLAPHLALFPGLAILLTVLGLNLTGDGLRDLLDPKLRRARS encoded by the coding sequence ATGAGCTTCCTCGCCCACAGCCGGACGCTTCTTCCCGGCGCTCTGCTGACCCTGGTCTTCGCCGGCGCCGCTCTCCTGAGCCTCGTCTGGGTGCCCTATGACATAACGGTCCTGGACATTTCCGCCCGGATGAAGCCGCCGTCGCTCTCCCATCCGTTCGGCACCGACCAGTTCGGCCGGGATATCCTGAGCATGATCATGGTCGGCGCGCGCACCTCGATTGCGGTCGCTCTGGTGGCCGTGGGCATCGGCATGCTCGCCGGCGTGCCGCTGGGACTTGCGGCCGCGGCGCGCAAGGGCGGGTTTGCGGACGAATTCATCATGCGGTCCAACGACCTGGTGTTCGCGTTTCCGAGCCTGCTGATCGCCGTCATGATCACCGCCGTTTTCGGTGCCTCGGCCCTCAATGCCATCATCGCCATCGGAATCTTCAACATTCCCGTTTTCGCGCGGCTGACGCGTGGCGCGGCGCTGTCGCTCTGGAGCCGGGACTATATCCTGGCGGCCCGGGTGGCGGGCAAGGGTGCGGCGAGGATCTCGCTGGAGCATATCCTGCCGAACGTCGCCAACCTGCTGATCGTCCATGGCACGATCCAGTTCTCGCTCGGCATCCTGGCCGAAGCGGGCCTCAGCTATGTCGGGCTCGGCGCGCAGCCGCCGACGGCCAGTTGGGGCCGCATGCTCGCCGACAGCCAGACGATGATCTCGCTTGCGCCGCATCTGGCACTGTTTCCGGGACTGGCCATTCTTCTCACCGTGCTCGGGCTCAACCTGACCGGCGACGGACTGCGTGACCTTCTCGATCCGAAACTGCGGAGGGCCCGCTCATGA